In Ammospiza nelsoni isolate bAmmNel1 chromosome 30, bAmmNel1.pri, whole genome shotgun sequence, the DNA window TCACTGTCTGAGtttctaccttaaaccaatcccaaagtgccaacatcacagcagaagatgaaggccaagaagaagaagaaggagaaaggctggacacacccagattcctccatcttaccccctgaacccccattctaaaaaccccaaaaatctgtttttcaccctgtgacaaactaTTATTGTACCTAAACtctcttgacttgtaattcttcatataaatgttgataattgttttttccatgggtcaagatcaaaggcacagggggtcttgggctctgtgccagggtctctgagccccccaggcAGGGTCTcaagtcctccagggcagccagaggaatttcctgggttctgacaggaGGTGGCttggggcagcagctcagggacactgctcctgtgcccggggatcccctcccagcctgggggTGGTGGATGCTGCCCCCCGGCCACAGATGCACAAGCACAgtggatgctgctgctttccccatGCTGCTGGGGCCACTGGGGCTGCCAGTGGGGTCCCAGCAGGAtgctctgagcagggcctgCCCAAACAGCAGCTTTCTGGGGGAAAATCAGCCCTGAgagtgctgcctgtgcaggaggggctggggctgggggcactgggagtgcaggggaagggaagggaagggaagggaagggaagggaagggaagggaagggaagggaagggaagggaagggaagggaagggaagggaagggaagggaagggaagggaagggaagggaagggaagggaagggaagggaagggaagggaagggaagggaagggaagggaagggaagggaagggaagggaagggaagggaagggaagggaagggaagggaagggaagggaagggaagggaagggaagggaagggaagggaagggaagggaagggaagggaagggaagggccaGGGTACAACAGGACTGACATCCCTGTGGGGTGCAGGGGTACAAACAGCAGGACTGACACCCCTGTGGGGTGCAGGGCCAAACCCAGGGATACAAACAGCAGGACTGACATCCCCATGGGATGAGGTCTGAGGGCACTGCGGGTAACATATATTTCACATATAAAACAGAGGTGTTGCCTTCACTCACAGTCAGCACCAGGGCCACCACACGAGGCCTTCTCTGGTCCCCAGCTCTGAGGAGGGGGACCATGAGCCACACACATTCACATTCACACAGGAGAGCTCCACTTcagaggcagccccagggcctgAGCCAGCGCTGCTGAACAGCCCCCAGCATCAGGCAGCTTCACAGCCCTCACAGACAGGCAAATCCCAACCACCATCGTGTACCCACAGAGAAAAGGGGACAATCTCAGCAGCTGTGGCCTCTAGGCCCCGAGAGCAGGGTTAACTCTGATAAAAAACAAACTACATAAGCAGAAAACCACGCGGCACTGGCCATGACACCAGCTTTGCCCAACACCTTTAATTAGTGCCCGTGGTGCTGCCCCAGCGCTGGCTCTGCTGGTGGGTCCGTGTTTGTCTTCATCTCCAGCTCTGGCTCTagctctgtgtctgtctgcagctctggggccagCTCTGGGTCCTGGAGCTCCAGGTCTGGCTCCCATTTTAGCTCCAGGTCTGGCTCCAGATTTAGCTTCAGGCCTGGCTCCAGATTTAGCTTCAGGCCTGGCTTCCATTTTAGCTCCAGGTATGGCTCCCGTTTTACCTCCAGGTCTGGCTCCAAATTTTGCTCCAGGCCTGGCTCCTGATGTAGCTCCAAGCCTGGTTCCCATTTTAGCTCCAAGCCTGGTTCCTGTTTTAGCTCCAGGCCTGGTTCCTGTTTTAGCTCCAGGCCTGGCTCCTGTTTTAGCTCCAGGCCTGGCTCCTGATGTAGCTCCAGGCCTGGTTCCCGTTTTAGCTCCAGGCCTGGCTCCTGTTTTagctcctgctctggctccAGATTTCGCTCCAGGTCTGGCTCCAGCTCGCTGCCCGTGTCCCGGCTGGTGCTGTGGGGGATCTGCAGTGGGGCCTTGGCCCTGCCTTGGCTCAGGGGGTGCCTCAGCCTGAGGtcacctcagccctgggcagtgtcctcatctccccatgggagtccccccatcccctcccctctGCAGGGATGCCCTCAGCCCTTTGACACCCTGCCTCCCCCAGGCCCCTCAGGTCCCACTCACCCCTGGGTGCCCGGTGCCCACTCCCCGTGGCGCTGGCCGGGCATCTGCTGCCGCCACAGGCCGAGCCCCAGGGCCCCCGTCAGCAACAGCAGGATGAGGCAGgagcccagcaccagccaggcCATGTCACCATCATCCAGTGATCGATGCACACCTGGTGGGAGACAGCTGGATGGgcatgggcactgccagccctgctgggcacaggcactgccagccctgtctgtccagcccagcacaggcacagccagccccgCTGGGCACTGCCAACCCAGTcctgcacaggcactgccagcccaactgggcacagcccctgccagcccagcctgtccAGCCCATAtgggcacaggcactgccagccccagtgggcactgccagccccgcacAGCCCCTGCTAGCCCTGCCCACGCCATCCCACGGGTGCCCACTCACCTCCCTCTGTGAACTGCAGCCCGCTGTCCATGCTGCCCCCCTGGCGGGACCCCCTCCACTGGCAGTCGGGGGGCTGCCAGCCCATGTTGCAGTGGCAGTTGCCCTTGTTGTTGCAcacctgcagggccagggaggggtaCAGGTGTGCAGGGGGCTGGTACAGCTtgtcccacccagcccagcacccctggcactCACCCCGTGGCCGTGGCACTTTGTGTTGCTGTCACAGATCGGTCCCAGCACCGACACTGGGTGGCATGTGCCGTTCATACACACCTGGGAAAAAccatggcagctccagcccagcactgcctcaCCCATACAGCGCTCAGCACATCAGGCTGTGGCCcaaagggaaatgaaaacacactatttaaaaaaaaaaaaaagacaaagccacagctctgccctgaggcCAGGTCATTTTAGTCAAGCAATGAGTGTTTCTATGATCTTGTTAATATTTACAGTTTCTATTTGTCATTCCAGGTGATTACAGAATATCTCCTTACCCTTCCAGAGCCACACTTTGTCCCTGGAGTGACCAGAAGGGGATCCAGCCATGCGGACACGTTCAGGTAGTTCAGAGTCACACAGATATGATGCTTCACCCGGGCGTACATCACGGCAGTGGCAGGTGCTAAGAAGGGCTTGTGGGATGGGTATGTGCAGACCAACTTCCCACACCTGAGGTCCCTGGAAAGCCAATTTGCACAGGATGTGTATCAAACATACAAAGAAATGTGGGTCTGTTCTTCAGCACAGGCTACAGCCAACATCTGAGGTCACCATTTGTGGTATTTGCAGGGATCtccaggacgaggtgagagatgagtgaatctgactccatgttcttagaaggctaatttattattttatgatattattagtttattatttttaaaatgtattaatttttattaattaatatattattttattatattattttatgatagtATTTAGTATAgcattaaagaatgctatactaaaactacactaaagaatacagaaaggatacagacagaagacTTAACAAGAATGATcatgaaaaactcatgactgactcctcagagtctgacacagatgatggtgattggtcattcagtaaaaacaattcccatgaaaccaatcaaacaaccaaCTGTTGGTAAATAATCTCCAGctacattccaaagcagcaaaacacaggagaagcaatgagataatgttgttttcctttttctctgaggtttctcagcttcccaggagaagaaatcctgagCAAAGGgacttttcagaaaatgtgacagtgacactggtGTTACAGATCTTATTGCAAGAATCCATCTTTTCTGTGtgggtttgaggttttttttcacaGCCAGTACACAACTGGAAGCACCAGAATGCATTTTCCCTGTGATTCAGACCTTCATTAGCTACAGGATCAATGCTTAAATGCCACACTGGCTACATTGTAAGACAACaccaaacagaaataaaaagaagtcTCAATTCTGACAAATATCATGTGAAATAGTGGAGTACCAAACATGCTTTTTCTCTAACCTTTACAGAGACACAAGAATTGTAATAATTGCAACAAtctgtcctgtcacttgttggATGTAGCCACAGGTTGGAAGTGTTTCCTAGACTAATTCTCAAGGTGAATAAGTGCAGATGAATTTAGAGATGGAAGAACTTAGTGGATTTTAGCAGAGGCAGTGCCCCCTGGCCAGCATACCTCCACACACAGCGCCAGTACGCATGGTTGGGCTGGAACCCGCAGTGCCCGAACCTGCCCGTTAATCTCCTCATAACACATCACAAACCTCATCATAAACTGGAGTCTTGCCACTTCTCCTGAGTGTCCAACCCCAATGAAAGCTGGATTTCAGCACATCCAGCGTCCCCTGGGCAGCATACCTCCACAAACAGCGCCGGTACTTGCGGTTTTGCTCGAACCCGCAGTGCCCGAACCTGTCCCGCTGCCCGTTAATCTCCTCGTAGCACATCACAGGAGCGTTCTTGGAGTCTGCAAGTTCAGCAAGAATATTTGTTACTCTAATAGATGATGTGTGTAAATTCCTGCTGAGTAATCTCGCTGAATGGAAATCCCGGCATAGCAAAGCAGGATTCCAGGAAATTCGCCCTGATGAGATCACAGCGATATGCACCAAAATCCCAACCAGGCAGGTGACGCTGTGGCCAccccagcccctgagcagcgccagtgccaccagcacagcctggtaCCTGTCCCGTAGAtcctcctgcactgcaggtCTGGGGACTGGCAGCGTCCCCGGTAGCAGTAGCCGGTGCCACGCCAGCACTCCTGCCCGTCCTGCACGTACACATCGGGCGGGCAGGAGGCCGAGGAGCCGCTGCAGAACTCGGGCAGGTCGCACTGGGCATCGGCGGCCGGGCGGCACAGCGTGTTCCTCCACTTGaactggggaggaggagaagctctgcagcctcccagcctGGACAGtaggagctctgcagccccccaTGTCTGCCAGGCAGAGCCCACATAGCCCCCTCTGTCCTGAGGTGCTCAGGTGTgacatgtctgtgacactgccTGGGACAATCCCCGTGTAATATTCCCCACCAGGGGTTCCcaagagctgagctgggcagcccagccccaggaaccTTTCCCACTGCACAGCAGGAAGTTTGGCTCTATCCCTCAGCATGGGAACATGCCATTTGTCCAAAAAGaaacaatgatttttttataattataaaGATATGCCTTACCTGACAGTTTCTACAACATAATCCAGAGGCACATTTTGCTCTCGGCTTCAGTCTACAGTTTGGAGTGCAACACCTGTCCTTCAGGCATTCCTGTGGACACATGGCAAGCCCATGTTATTTTGTTGTCCCCCtgagcttctcctcctcctctccccgtATTACTTGGGCAATATCCAGCAGAACAAACAGGCAAAGCTGCCACACAGAAACAATCTCCAACCCAacacagccctccctgggctgctccccaCGTGGGAATCcctaaaatcagagggttttggaaaagctgcaaaaggcctcagagacagcagaactgtgattagggctgagcagcagccatgagattggtcagcagaaaaattatgtaaaatgtagaaaagcaaggacaaatagaacaatggtctgtgtattaacgcttgtctagaataactccctaagctacagaaaagtttatctagtgagatattagggagttctaagcttaataatggagctccGTGCATTGTGTTtgaaggctcacaagcaggtattgtatttgaaataagcaaagTACCTGTGCATATggtggttggatagaactactgtcaatgtgcttttgcttggtgtgattggtcaaaaaacttataaagtgagttgtaacattaagttctttgtctgctgcctgggatgtgagctgctggcatcttcccattgcaataaccatggaatgagactgatgctggaaaatcaaacagctcaaggcacgttcccagcagtcctgtcctgtttggGATTTGTACACAGCCCATGGCTGGCGATACCCCgctgcactggggctgtgtACAAAGGTTGGTGACTCCACGGGCACTGGGAGCAcaaaggcagggctgtgcccaccaTGGCTGTGCCCACCATGGCTGTGCCCACCAGCCTGTGCCCACCTGTGCCGTGCCACAGTCGCACTGCTCGCCCGGCTCCACCACGCCGTTGCCGCACACGGCGCCGCTCTGCCGGGACTGGCGGCTCAGCCGCGGGCTGCTGAAAAGGCaatcccctctgccctgcttcAGGAAGACCTCAAAGTCCCTGATGCTGCAGTTGCTGAAGGCTTTTGACCCGCTGAAATATCTAAAATAAAGCAATGATCGGGTTATAAGTTACACAAAGCAATCATCAGTTTATACCTTACACATTCACCacccctctctctctccaaaGCTCTGTGCAAGTCAAGGGCTCACCCAGACACTGACAGCCCTGGGGTTTATTAATTCACCTGATCTACAACTCATTATTAACAGAGATTGAAAAACATCCTCATTTTAGAGAGCAAAGGTCTCTTTTGTCAAATTAGGCACTAAATTgctatttaattaattttttttttcttcttagagGAATAAAAGCAGggatttcttcactgaaataatGGTAttgaaataactgaaataacTGGCGTTCAGGCATTGGAattgctgcccagggaggtggtggagtccccatccctggaggagtTCAGGAAATCACTGACacagcactcagtgctctggttCAGTTGACAAGGCAGTGattggtcaaaggttggactccaTGCTCCTGGAGGGGTTTTCCAGCCTGAGTGATTCCATTTTTGCAGTGGAATGACAGTGCTGGAGGACACCTCTGACAAGGGGACACCGTGcatccctccctgtccctcccttcatgtgccccagccctgcagcccctcgggCAAACTCACAGCGCCTCAGGGCTCATGGTGCAGACCCgtccagggcagctgcagcatcGGGGGCTGTCGGGGCTCATGCCCAGGCTGTGGCCCAgcacctgtgccagcagcacggAGAAGGACTCCAGGGTCACGTTCCCATGGTActggagggaggagaaaagggagcTGCCGGAGCTGAGCACTCCTTGCAGAGACACAGATCCTCCCATGTgttccatccatccctgctcgtgctgctcacagccctgaggctgctgagggACAGGCACAGGACAGGGGGGACCATACCAGGGTcactgtggcagcagcacctctctGACATGCctttcctggagctgctgcacccACGAGGGCTCCTTGGTGCCTGTAcctggaacagagctggggtCACTGCTGGGTGTCCCAGGGACCCCCTCTGGCTGTGGTCAGGGGGAGATgatggctctgcacagcccaagTCCCCTTGGTGCCCCTAtttgctgtccccaggggagtTGGAGCAGGGTCTGGTGCCTGGTGCTGGAGGGACTAGGGGCATGGCAAGGGATGGATGGCACCATTGCAGCTGCTGCATCACTAGGAGGAATGGCTTGGAAGAAATACTTTAAGGATTTAGGAAATATGGATTTTTAACGAGCATTTTTGGACAGTTTCAACTTATATCGGTTTGATTGCTACCACGTAACCTTTAACACCAATGAACCTTTATCTCACCCTAAGAGAGAAGCAATGTTGTGTGCCTGTGGCTCCAGAGACAACTGTTTCCACTGTAAAAATCGCTGTAGAATGTCATCTGTGTCCCCTGCTGTTGATATTTTATccccctctgcccacagctccagggaggaCAGCACAATAGTGATATTAAGAGGATTaaacatctgaaaataaaagaggaaatcTGTTCTCACACCTTCCCTTCATGCAGAGCCACCACTCTGCACACAGTAAACACAGGGGAAAAGTAAATTGCTGCTGTCAGTGCCTCAATGACACCTGTAGCCAAAAAGAATGAACACACCTAAAGAATAAAGAGATACAGCAAGAGGCCTGAGCCGAACTCCAATAACTTCATAAGTGTTAGGGGTTTGGGAATAATTTCTCATTACACAAGAGAAGCATAAGACCACAAATGGAGTAAAAAACAGGATTGGAAGTTGGTTACAAGCACCTGAGAGCAAGCAGGTGAATTGGATCAGTGGGATCAGGGGAGAGGGAAGCAACTCAGGAGTCCTCAAAATGCAGGGTTTGGCTGCCCTGAGGCAAACTGCCTGTTTATCTGTACATCTGCACGAGACATGGCCATCACACAGGGAAAGATGTTCTTGTGTGGCAGACTGACATGCCCAGAGGAAAAACCTTCTCAGGAAACATGGAATTTTTAACATGACATCCTCCTAAACCTAAAAGCAGCCAGAAAAAGGTGGCCACTGCTAACATCAACATCCCCCTCAtcccccatcccactgcagTACAAACCAGAATTAAGAACTCACATTGTTGATTAAGTTGAAGGCCTGGATTACGTTCTGTGTCGCAACATTTGGGTCTGATCCCATATAGTTGTACTGAAAAACAACCCAAGAGCACACAAGGGCAGACAAGGTGCTTACCATGTCAATGTTGGAACACTGAAATGATTCCCAACACTGAGCCATGGAGCGACAAATTCACGTTCCTTATTTCCTACAAAATCCACAGCATGAGGaacttttcaaaacagaaaataaagccaCATAAAAGCTGGGAAATTTTACCATTTCAGTGCTCACAGAAGTCaggcaaagaaaagggaaaagtggCTGGCATGGACTTACCAAAGCCTTGTCCAAAACCACGTACACTGTGAGGAATTTGGGAGATTGTGCAGCGGCCGAGAGGGGCTAAAAGAGAAAATGGGCCTCAAAGTACAGATTCTGCATTCTCTGGtcacctcactgctgctgctggctgtgcttgtGTCCAAGTGTCTGgccacagacagacagaaaccCTTTCAGCAGAACCAGGTCCCTCCTCACAGgacaggggcagcagcagcactgtgagcacaggcagcactcacctcatcatcatcatcctcaggGGCCTTGTCCCAGGCTgccagcccaccctgccctgcctcaggggggctctgggcaggggggGCTGCTGCCATCTGCTCCTCACCCACTCGGTACAGCACGTGCTGGAAGGCAGGGGAGTAGCCCAGGGGCTGGATGCTGTAGCTCACGTTCTCAAACTGCAGcaaacccctgccagggcaccagcactgcccacctgctcctgggcactggcacagctggcacagctgtttGTTCTGCAGgccaggctgccagggagggcagcacagggacagtggggcTGGTGCTTTACCTGAGCCCTGAGCAGGTGCTGAGGgtcactgctgagctggggaagCCATCGATGTAGCCCCAGTAGTGGCAGCCTCCCTGGGACATGAGAGAGGACAGGGAGCCCTTCCATGGCTGGGCAGGCCATCCCCTTAATCAGCATCCCCTTGATCACCGTCCCCCTATCCACCATCCCCTTATTCACCATCCCCTTACCCAGcaccccagctggagcagctgccttgGGCAGagacaaacaaaacccaatGTGGAACAAACACAGCCCAAAGCAAAACCAGGTTACCTCAGAGTGGGCAGAATCAGCGTGCAAAGATCCCTGCTCACTGGCCACGTAAGT includes these proteins:
- the LOC132085297 gene encoding disintegrin and metalloproteinase domain-containing protein 32-like; amino-acid sequence: MHKEAVSYTLRIEGKPYTIHLQQHAFLSDDFQTYVASEQGSLHADSAHSEGGCHYWGYIDGFPSSAVTLSTCSGLRGLLQFENVSYSIQPLGYSPAFQHVLYRVGEEQMAAAPPAQSPPEAGQGGLAAWDKAPEDDDDEPLSAAAQSPKFLTVYVVLDKALMFNPLNITIVLSSLELWAEGDKISTAGDTDDILQRFLQWKQLSLEPQAHNIASLLGYRHQGALVGAAAPGKACQRGAAATVTLYHGNVTLESFSVLLAQVLGHSLGMSPDSPRCCSCPGRVCTMSPEALYFSGSKAFSNCSIRDFEVFLKQGRGDCLFSSPRLSRQSRQSGAVCGNGVVEPGEQCDCGTAQECLKDRCCTPNCRLKPRAKCASGLCCRNCQFKWRNTLCRPAADAQCDLPEFCSGSSASCPPDVYVQDGQECWRGTGYCYRGRCQSPDLQCRRIYGTDSKNAPVMCYEEINGQRDRFGHCGFEQNRKYRRCLWRDLRCGKLVCTYPSHKPFLAPATAVMYARVKHHICVTLNYLNVSAWLDPLLVTPGTKCGSGRVCMNGTCHPVSVLGPICDSNTKCHGHGVCNNKGNCHCNMGWQPPDCQWRGSRQGGSMDSGLQFTEGGVHRSLDDGDMAWLVLGSCLILLLLTGALGLGLWRQQMPGQRHGEWAPGTQGTSRDTGSELEPDLERNLEPEQELKQEPGLELKREPGLELHQEPGLELKQEPGLELKQEPGLELKQEPGLELKWEPGLELHQEPGLEQNLEPDLEVKREPYLELKWKPGLKLNLEPGLKLNLEPDLELKWEPDLELQDPELAPELQTDTELEPELEMKTNTDPPAEPALGQHHGH